One window of Trifolium pratense cultivar HEN17-A07 linkage group LG5, ARS_RC_1.1, whole genome shotgun sequence genomic DNA carries:
- the LOC123883082 gene encoding salicylate carboxymethyltransferase-like: MNLGQVHMNGGDGETSYANNSFLQEKVISLTKSIREEAITSLFSETLPRSIAIADLGCSCGPNTLSVLSEIIIVVEKFCQELNCSSTEYKIFFNDLSGNDFNSVFKSLDNFKVKLLDEIIKTEMGPCYFFGVPGSFYGRIFPDRSLDFVHSSYSLHWLSKVPEGLDNKGNIYISNTSPSNVVKAYYKQFQKDFSIFLKCRAEELVEGGRMVLTIMGRRNNDPCDMEYLCDDWEVLATALNDMVLQGFIKEDQVNNFNIPHYYPSPYEVELEVLNEGSFVINRIELFETDLSASSDKSDFDSESKMSRLLHCIRAIVEPLLVSHFGEAIIEDIFNRYLEILIDQKPKERKNYVNVTISLTRKG; encoded by the exons ATGAACTTGGGGCAGGTGCACATGAATGGAGGTGATGGAGAAACAAGTTATGCAAACAACTCATTTTTGCAg GAAAAGGTAATTTCTTTGACAAAGTCTATAAGAGAGGAAGCCATAACTAGCCTCTTCTCCGAGACACTTCCTAGAAGCATTGCAATTGCTGATTTAGGTTGTTCTTGTGGGCCAAATACTTTGTCTGTGCTATCGGAAATTATCATCGTTGTCGAGAAGTTTTGCCAAGAATTGAATTGCTCATCTACCGaatacaagattttttttaatgatcttTCAGGGAATGACTTCAACAGCGTGTTTAAGTCACTTGACAATTTTAAAGTGAAACTACTTGATGAAATTATCAAAACTGAAATGGGTCCTTGCTACTTCTTTGGAGTTCCCGGTTCTTTTTATGGTAGAATTTTTCCTGATCGAAGTCTAGATTTCGTGCATTCCTCATATAGTCTTCATTGGCTATCAAAG GTTCCCGAGGGTCTAGATAACAAGGGAAACATTTACATTAGTAACACAAGTCCCTCAAATGTTGTCAAAGCATACTACAAGCAATTTCAAAAAGACTTCTCAATTTTTCTCAAGTGTCGCGCAGAGGAACTAGTTGAAGGGGGTCGAATGGTACTAACGATCATGGGAAGAAGAAATAACGATCCATGTGACATGGAATATTTATGCGACGATTGGGAGGTTTTGGCTACTGCTCTAAATGATATGGTATTACAG GGGTTTATAAAGGAAGATCAAGTAAATAATTTTAACATTCCTCATTATTATCCATCTCCATATGAAGTTGAATTGGAAGTTCTCAATGAAGGATCATTTGTCATCAATCGCATAGAGTTGTTTGAAACAGATTTAAGTGCTTCTAGTgataaaagtgattttgataGTGAATCTAAAATGTCTCGATTATTACATTGCATAAGAGCTATTGTTGAACCTTTGCTAGTTAGCCACTTTGGTGAAGCTATCATTGAAGACATTTTTAATCGTTACTTGGAAATTTTGATTGATCAAAAACCCAAGGAGAGAAAGAATTATGTTAATGTTACCATATCATTGACAAGAAAGGGATAG
- the LOC123883083 gene encoding germin-like protein subfamily 3 member 1, with the protein MKIIHILFLFTLLSSTISHASYIHDFCVGDIMHPETPTGYHCMPLENITSDDFVFHGFVAGNTNNSFNAALTSAFVTDFPGLNALGISAARLDIAEGGAIPVHTHPSATELLIMVQGEITAGFFTTSTVYSKTLKPGDLMVFPQGLLHFQVNSGKGKATAFLTFSSSNPGAQLIDLLLFSNNLPSELVAQTTFLDLAQVKKLKARFGGRG; encoded by the coding sequence ATGAAAATTATTCACATACTTTTCCTTTTCACTCTTCTCTCTTCCACTATTTCTCATGCTTCTTATATCCATGATTTTTGTGTAGGAGATATAATGCATCCAGAAACCCCAACAGGCTATCACTGCATGCCCCTTGAAAACATCACATCAGACGATTTCGTCTTTCACGGTTTTGTAGCCGGAAACACGAACAACTCTTTCAACGCCGCACTTACATCCGCATTTGTTACTGATTTTCCAGGTCTTAACGCACTTGGAATCTCGGCAGCACGATTAGACATAGCCGAAGGTGGAGCAATTCCAGTGCATACTCATCCTAGTGCTACCGAATTATTGATAATGGTTCAAGGTGAAATAACCGCTGGATTTTTTACAACTAGTACGGTTTATTCTAAGACGTTGAAACCGGGTGATCTTATGGTTTTTCCACAAGGATTGTTGCATTTTCAAGTTAATTCTGGTAAGGGAAAAGCTACTGCTTTTCTTACTTTTAGCAGTTCAAATCCTGGTGCTCAATtaattgatcttcttttgttttccAATAATTTGCCTTCTGAATTAGTGGCACAAACTACTTTCCTTGATCTCGCACAAGTGAAGAAGCTAAAGGCTCGTTTTGGTGGGAGAGGGTAG
- the LOC123883084 gene encoding auxin-binding protein ABP19a-like: MKIICAFVLFTILSTSHASVNDFCVADTKASDTPTGYPCKPVSEITSDDFVFHGFVAGNTNSSNPVALTPAFVTQFPALNGLGVSAARLDLAQGGIVPMHTHPGATELVIILEGEINAGFLTPTSAYSKTLKSGDLIVFPQGMLHFLVNSGKGKASAFLTFSSANPGAQLLDNLLFSNNLPSDLVAQTTFLDLAQVKKLKARFGGRY, from the coding sequence ATGAAGATTATTTGTGCATTTGTTCTTTTCACTATTCTCTCTACTTCCCATGCTTCTGTCAATGATTTCTGTGTAGCAGATACAAAAGCTTCCGACACTCCTACTGGCTATCCTTGCAAACCCGTTTCAGAAATCACATCAGACGATTTCGTCTTCCACGGCTTTGTAGCCGGAAATACCAACAGCTCTAACCCAGTTGCACTTACCCCTGCATTTGTCACCCAATTTCCAGCTCTTAACGGACTTGGAGTATCGGCGGCGCGCCTAGACTTAGCCCAAGGTGGAATAGTTCCAATGCATACTCATCCCGGTGCAACTGAATTGGTAATAATACTAGAAGGCGAAATTAATGCTGGATTTTTAACACCGACTTCGGCTTATTCTAAGACGTTGAAATCAGGTGATCTTATAGTTTTTCCACAAGGGATGTTACATTTTCTAGTTAATTCTGGTAAGGGAAAAGCTAGTGCTTTTCTTACCTTTAGTAGTGCAAATCCTGGTGCTCAATTACttgataatcttttgttttCCAATAATTTGCCTTCTGATTTGGTGGCACAAACTACTTTCCTTGATCTTGCACAAGTGAAGAAGCTAAAGGCTCGTTTTGGTGGAAGATATTAG